One Labrus mixtus chromosome 22, fLabMix1.1, whole genome shotgun sequence genomic window carries:
- the LOC132956140 gene encoding cryptochrome-1-like: MVINTIHWFRKGLRLHDNPSLKESLLGADTVRCVYILDPWFAGSSNVGINRWRFLLQSLEDLDSSLRKHNSRLFVIRGQPTDVFPRLFKEWNISRLSYEYDSEPFGKERDAAIKKLATEAGVEVTVRISHTLYDLDKIIELNGGQSPLTYKRFQTLISRMEPVEMPAESITADIMGKCTTPLSDDHDDKFGVPSLEELGFDTEGLSSAVWPGGETEALTRLERHLERKAWVANFERPRMNANSLLASPTGLSPYLRFGCLSCRLFYFKLTDLYKKVKKNSSPPLSLYGQLLWREFFYTAATNNPCFDKMESNPICVQIPWDRNPEALAKWAEGRTGFPWIDAIMTQLRQEGWIHHLARHAVACFLTRGDLWIGWEEGMKVFEELLLDADWSVNAGSWMWLSCSSFFQQFFHCYCPVGFGRRTDPNGDYIRRYLPILRGFPAKYIYDPWNAPESVQKAAKCVIGVHYPKPMVNHAEASRLNIERMKQIYQQLSCYRGLGLLASVPSNSNNNGNTEMSSEVMAYSAESTRDAAATSGYQVPVHSQEDWQSGVMMYLQGNQQTGMATHQQGYAGPSAGVMSTQGTQQIPGAYFLKGPEHHSITQTSGKRHNEDSGNSRGSKVQRQSSH; the protein is encoded by the exons ATGGTCATTAATACGATCCACTGGTTCAGGAAGGGCTTGCGGCTCCACGACAATCCGTCGCTCAAGGAATCTCTACTGGGAGCGGATACCGTCCGCTGCGTCTACATCCTCGACCCCTGGTTCGCGGGGTCTTCCAACGTTGGGATCAACAGGTGGAG GTTCTTACTGCAGAGTCTTGAGGACTTGGACTCCAGCCTCCGTAAGCACAACTCTCGACTGTTTGTGATCCGGGGCCAACCCACTGATGTCTTTCCCAGACTTTTCAAG gAATGGAACATCTCACGTTTGTCTTACGAGTACGACTCTGAGCCATTTGGGAAGGAGCGAGATGCAGCTATTAAGAAACTGGCCACTGAGGCCGGAGTGGAGGTGACAGTTCGCATCTCCCACACACTCTATGACTTAGACAA GATCATAGAGTTAAACGGGGGACAGTCCCCTCTTACCTACAAGCGGTTCCAGACCCTCATCAGTCGTATGGAGCCGGTGGAGATGCCGGCAGAGTCCATAACGGCTGACATCATGGGGAAATGCACGACGCCGCTGTCCGACGACCACGACGACAAGTTCGGGGTCCCGTCCTTGGAGGAGCTGG GTTTTGATACTGAAGGTTTGTCATCAGCTGTGTGGccgggaggagagacagaagcCCTCACGAGACTCGAGAGGCATTTGGAGAGAAAG GCGTGGGTTGCCAACTTTGAGCGTCCGAGAATGAACGCCAACTCTCTGCTGGCCAGCCCGACAGGCCTCAGCCCGTACCTGCGCTTCGGCTGCCTCTCCTGTCGCCTCTTCTACTTCAAACTCACCGACCTCTACAAGAAG GTGAAGAAGAAcagctcccctcctctctcgctctACGGTCAGCTACTGTGGCGCGAGTTCTTCTACACGGCGGCGACCAACAACCCCTGCTTCGACAAGATGGAGAGCAACCCCATCTGCGTGCAGATCCCCTGGGACCGCAACCCCGAGGCGCTGGCAAAGTGGGCCGAGGGCCGGACCGGCTTCCCCTGGATCGACGCCATCATGACCCAGCTGAGGCAGGAGGGCTGGATCCACCACCTGGCCCGACACGCTGTGGCCTGTTTCCTGACTAGAGGGGACTTGTGGATCGGCTGGGAGGAGGGCATGAAG gtgtttgaggagctgctgctggacgCAGACTGGAGTGTGAACGCAGGCAGCTGGATGTGgctctcctgcagctctttcttCCAGCAGTTCTTCCACTGCTACTGCCCAGTGGGCTTCGGCCGGCGCACGGACCCCAACGGAGATTACATAAG GCGCTACCTGCCCATCCTGAGAGGCTTTCCTGCCAAGTATATTTATGATCCCTGGAACGCCCCCGAGAGTGTGCAGAAAGCAGCCAAGTGTGTAATCGGGGTGCATTACCCAAAGCCCATGGTGAACCACGCCGAGGCCAGCCGCCTCAACATCGAGAGAATGAAACAGATCTACCAGCAGCTCTCCTGTTACAGAGGCCTCG GCCTTTTGGCTTCAGTGCCGTccaactccaacaacaacggaAACACTGAGATGTCCTCAGAAGTGATGGCATACTCGGCGGAGTCCACACGCGATGCTGCAGCTACATCAG ggTATCAGGTGCCGGTTCACTCTCAGGAAGACTGGCAGAGCGGGGTCATGATGTACCTGCAGGGGAATCAACAGACCGGCATGGCCACGCATCAGCAAG GTTATGCAGGCCCCAGTGCTGGTGTGATGTCTACTCAAGGCACACAACAGATCCCTGGTGCTTATTTCCTAAAAG gaccCGAGCACCACAGCATCACTCAGACCAGCGGTAAACGACACAACGAGGACTCCGGGAACAGCAGAGGCTCCAAAgtccagagacagagcagccaCTAG
- the LOC132956635 gene encoding transcription termination factor 2, mitochondrial-like, with product MLRVTTASLCTYCQRMRLLLPPSASASTGPSPNKRPENKNTVDSLYELSVDIRKVRKFKGWVLSESSAYVSETADLLRDMGAESPVIARILETHPEAVLCLPEDVAAQRDLWVSVCPNKRELVGIIEKFPASFFALTHHSNQRANILYLQSLRLSKRIIGKLMASAPQSFSRPVEMNQQVIHTLRETYLDLGGDEGNLRLWLQKLLSQNPYILLRPAEAWRDSLGFLREQGFTTEELLKLVSSLRASIAELRPESMQQALQYVESALCCSKEELKQIVIRCPAVLYYSLPTLAERFQGLMDAGITMEQVKETPNVLELTTQIVLYRIHKLASYGYDVCSGSLDVIEGTKKDFEMTYGKLQLRQQRPLFNPVAPPRSAEE from the coding sequence ATGCTTCGCGTTACCACCGCCTCTCTGTGCACCTACTGTCAGAGGATGAGGCTCCTCCTGCCTCCCTCTGCGTCTGCCTCCACCGGCCCGTCTCCCAACAAACGCCCGGAGAACAAGAACACAGTGGACTCCCTATACGAGCTCTCTGTGGACATACGCAAGGTGCGCAAGTTCAAGGGCTGGGTTCTCTCGGAGAGTTCTGCGTATGTGTCTGAAACTGCCGACCTGCTGAGGGACATGGGCGCAGAGTCCCCAGTAATCGCCCGCATCCTCGAGACTCACCCCGAAGCTGTCCTGTGTCTTCCAGAGGACGTCGCCGCTCAGCGGGACCTTTGGGTGTCCGTGTGCCCGAACAAGCGCGAGCTGGTGGGCATCATCGAGAAGTTCCCGGCGTCTTTCTTCGCGCTGACTCACCATAGCAACCAGCGGGCGAACATCCTCTACCTCCAGTCGCTACGCCTCAGCAAGAGGATCATCGGGAAGCTGATGGCGAGCGCCCCGCAGAGCTTCAGCCGACCCGTGGAGATGAACCAGCAGGTGATCCACACTCTGAGGGAGACCTACCTGGACTTGGGCGGGGATGAAGGGAACTTGCGGctctggctgcagaagctcCTCAGTCAGAATCCGTACATCCTGCTGCGCCCGGCTGAAGCTTGGAGGGACAGTCTGGGCTTCCTGAGGGAGCAGGGTTTCACCACGGAGGAGCTCCTCAAACTGGTCTCAAGTCTGAGAGCGTCCATCGCCGAGCTGCGGCCGGAGAGCATGCAGCAAGCGCTCCAATACGTTGAAAGCGCTCTCTGCTGCTCCAAAGAAGAACTCAAGCAGATCGTGATCCGCTGCCCGGCTGTTTTGTACTACTCCTTGCCCACTCTGGCCGAGAGGTTCCAGGGGTTGATGGATGCTGGAATAACCATGGAGCAGGTGAAAGAAACTCCAAATGTGCTGGAGCTCACCACACAAATCGTGCTTTATCGTATCCATAAGCTGGCCTCCTACGGATATGATGTTTGCTCTGGTAGCCTGGACGTTATCGAGGGAACCAAGAAGGACTTTGAGATGACTTATGGGAAGCTGCAGCTCAGGCAGCAGCGGCCGCTATTCAACCCTGTCGCTCCCCCCAGATCTGCAGAGGAGTAA